In Synechococcus sp. KORDI-52, one genomic interval encodes:
- a CDS encoding tyrosine-type recombinase/integrase: MGTDELDLLISKLPEQHHQITAEVCRRTGCRIGEATLLTWDMVSESAVTFQRGITKGKLASRSVPVTPQLWEALCSWRSTCVVRQGREPVAGDYLVPGRFAGSCLSTCSFMDALERAAAESGLEGVLSHSFRRSALTSAHNAGVPLRVVMALSGHKSMSALQRYLEVTPAQREAAAAAFA, from the coding sequence ATGGGCACCGACGAGCTCGATTTATTGATTTCAAAGCTGCCTGAGCAGCATCACCAGATCACTGCCGAGGTTTGTCGGCGCACTGGCTGCCGCATTGGCGAGGCAACGCTGCTCACCTGGGACATGGTTTCGGAATCTGCCGTTACGTTCCAGCGCGGAATCACCAAAGGCAAGCTGGCCAGTCGGTCGGTGCCGGTTACGCCGCAGCTGTGGGAAGCCCTGTGCTCTTGGAGATCTACTTGTGTAGTGCGGCAGGGACGTGAACCTGTGGCTGGTGACTATCTCGTTCCAGGCAGATTTGCAGGTTCTTGCCTGAGTACGTGCAGTTTTATGGATGCGCTTGAAAGGGCCGCCGCTGAATCGGGCTTAGAAGGCGTCTTAAGCCACAGTTTTCGCCGTTCGGCTCTAACTAGTGCACACAATGCTGGAGTGCCCTTGCGGGTGGTTATGGCGCTGTCTGGGCACAAATCCATGTCAGCCCTGCAGCGTTATCTCGAAGTGACGCCTGCTCAGCGTGAGGCTGCCGCTGCTGCCTTCGCTTGA
- the mscL gene encoding large conductance mechanosensitive channel protein MscL, whose protein sequence is MSRPLSFISAFKAFISKGNVVDLAIAVIIAGAFKEVVNSVVTLVMTNALEPALEKANVSSIAELPAGLVLVALINFIAIAFVCFVIVQSIEAAKRKKQVIEEAQPDPQAQLAAAMAHLTEVIERKSL, encoded by the coding sequence ATGTCAAGACCGCTCTCGTTTATTTCTGCTTTCAAAGCTTTCATCAGTAAGGGCAATGTTGTTGATCTGGCAATTGCTGTGATTATTGCTGGCGCATTTAAGGAGGTTGTGAATTCAGTTGTGACCTTGGTCATGACAAATGCATTGGAGCCGGCCTTGGAAAAAGCTAATGTGAGTTCAATCGCAGAGTTGCCCGCCGGCCTTGTGCTGGTTGCTCTTATTAACTTTATTGCGATTGCCTTTGTGTGTTTTGTGATCGTCCAATCTATTGAAGCTGCGAAACGCAAAAAGCAGGTGATTGAGGAAGCGCAGCCGGATCCGCAGGCGCAGCTTGCTGCTGCCATGGCTCATCTGACAGAAGTTATTGAAAGAAAGTCGCTCTGA